Proteins encoded by one window of Aspergillus chevalieri M1 DNA, chromosome 6, nearly complete sequence:
- a CDS encoding uncharacterized protein (COG:I;~EggNog:ENOG410PKCT;~InterPro:IPR008927,IPR013328;~go_function: GO:0016491 - oxidoreductase activity [Evidence IEA];~go_process: GO:0055114 - oxidation-reduction process [Evidence IEA]), with protein MFGPVLESYLKRITAGAYAPPLHRTPVFAAALADMKHASSIAASHGTHLLTVELALGRLNSAREFAGEYLDSAAVYGTARVEVGLAFWSENSRQG; from the coding sequence ATGTTCGGCCCTGTTCTCGAAAGCTACTTGAAGCGCATAACGGCAGGTGCATATGCACCGCCCCTGCACAGGACTCCCGTATTCGCAGCAGCGCTCGCGGATATGAAGCATGCTTCGTCTATTGCGGCTAGTCATGGGACTCATCTTCTGACGGTAGAACTTGCGCTGGGGCGGTTGAATTCGGCAAGGGAGTTTGCTGGCGAGTATTTGGATAGTGCGGCGGTCTATGGGACGGCGAGGGTTGAGGTGGGTTTGGCGTTTTGGAGTGAGAATAGTCGGCAGGGGTGA
- a CDS encoding ATP-binding protein (COG:S;~EggNog:ENOG410PPVP;~InterPro:IPR027417), with product MAAAITSWVLNPIQSLTMSRRRTRELWCALSDDLQKSFPMECVAGKDNINALKKKIWDRSPARFEDTIIDYSDLKLYSPVVQLNYEEEFDVKNGEFLHPRRMITSNPLFPESKDPNVDIVVVVSGGATPQKRKCSESQNANIPRKLPITRHQLICPREHTVSKLAAILDDMNIVHVRGTPASGKTRLSELLRDYYRKEGRKAFLIKNWEELDSEDPWGSLIELVKKKNKELEGVSTTSFTVTSSQSEHDLSWVLTSNTVILVDEAQATYNDDALWNTIFKERLTPSVYKFKLCLFCSYGSPVTGPDQTFFTPVRFSDQQCISLTPQSQEDSPPIGLFYDKEEFKDVVSRLLTFHYEERFNFDEGALEYIFAVSSGHPGAVTSIVDVIYETYRHDIKRGHIRTLTEDHVIWFLEDTATVFKKLSVKPVNRSFPCISRATNGISNTLCKIVEEGSIPFDINDPSIKFCYQKGWIHRVALDGDDIAVLPSRLHEKYIEYSIGKMSITLPARFDSLPKLCKEILREFSIRILRRSAEGKKISTASQPRPVEAQYQDEFYSGFTRVAGRGVSISSEWSRTKDGRVDFYIPEKKWAIELLRDHDKVDEHISRFKEGGKYHAWLKEKMIEDWIIINCATSLPTKEFSEPKLWHAVFINDYSELKLYNHQKVLMMTVHLRN from the exons ATGGCCgctgccatcaccagctgggtgctcaacccaatccagtctttgacaatgtctcgacggCGTACTCGCGAGTTATGGTGCGCTTTATCCGATGATCTTCAGAAGTCATTTCCTATGGAATGTGTTGCAGGCAAAGATAATATCAACGctctcaaaaagaagatctGGGACCGTTCACCAGCACGCTTTGAAGATACTATCATTGACTACAGTGATCTCAAGCTCTACAGCCCTGTTGTGCAACTCAAttatgaagaggagtttgatgtgaaaaatggtgaattcctacatccacgccgaatgatcacgtccaacccactcttccctgaaagcaaggatccaaatgtggatattgttgttgttgtgagcggagGTGCCACTCCACAAAAACGGAAGTGCTCTGAATCACAaaatg CGAATATACCTCGGAAACTGCCCATCACACGGCATCAGTTGATATGCCCTCGAGAGCATACAGTGTCAAAACTTgcggccattttggatgacatgaacatagtccatgtgcgtggaactccagccagtgggaaaacacGTCTCTCTGAACTCTTGAGAGACTACTATcgcaaagagggaagaaaggctTTCTTAATCAAGAACTGGGAAGAACTTGATTCCGAGGATCCTTGGGGCAGTCTTATTGAGCTtgtcaaaaaaaagaataaggAACTAGAAGGTGTCTCCACCACTAGTTTCACTGTGACTTCATCGCAATCCGAACAtgatctctcttgggttttgacatcaaacactGTGATTcttgtggatgaggcacaggcGACCTACAATGATGATgcgctctggaacacaatcttCAAAGAGAGACTAACCCCTAGTGTTTACAAATTCAAActctgtcttttctgctcttacggCAGTCCAGTcacaggcccagatcaaacattcttcactccagtcagGTTTTCTGACCAACAATGCATCTCATTGACGCCACAAAGCCAGGAAGactcaccacctattggtctattttatgacaaagaagagttcaaggatgttgtTTCACGGTTGCTTACATTTCATTACGAAGAGAGATTtaattttgatgaaggtgccctGGAGTATATATTTGCAGTATCAAGtggccatccaggagcggtGACATCCATAGTTGATGTAATTTATGAG ACCTATCGCCATGACATCAAGCGTGGACATATAaggaccttgacagaagatcatgtcatctggttcctggaggacactGCCACAGTCTTTAAAAAGCTAAGCGTCAAGCCAGttaatcgctcttttccatGTATATCAAGAGCTACAAATGGGATCTCCAACACATTATGCAAAATCgtggaagaaggaagtattccatttgatatcaatgatccaagcatcaagttctgttatcagaaaggttggattcacagggtagctctggatggtgatgatattgCAGTCCTGCCATcacgcttacatgaaaa atacatcGAATATTCAATTGGCAAAATGTCAATAAccctgcctgccagatttgactcactaccaaaattatgcaaagagATTCTTCGCGAATTCTCCATCAGGATCTTGAGGCgttcagctgagggcaaaaaaatatcaactgcatcacaacccagacctgtggaagccCAATACCAAGATGAATTCTACAGTGGATTCACCCGTGTAGCAGGGCGAGGTGTATCaatatccagtgaatggtcaaggaccaaggatggtcgagtggatttctatatcccagaaaagaaatgggcgattGAATTGTTGAGAGATCATGATAaagttgatgaacatatctctcgattcaaggagggtggcaaatatcatgcctggctgaaggagaagatgattgaggattggatcataatcaactgtgcgacttctttaccaaccaaag AGTTCTCTGAGCCTAAGCTGTGGCACGCTGTGttcatcaatgattattctgaattgaagctgtataaccatcagaAAGTTCTTATGATGACTGTGCATCTAAGGAATTGA
- a CDS encoding uncharacterized protein (COG:C,H;~EggNog:ENOG410PM62;~InterPro:IPR036188,IPR002938;~PFAM:PF01494;~TransMembrane:1 (o377-397i);~go_function: GO:0071949 - FAD binding [Evidence IEA]), translated as MTPLKILINGAGIAGNALAFWLCRLGHNVTVLERAPRLRDTGLQIDLRGHGIEVLKRMGLEPAFKAKSVPERGLQVVDSSGRRRGYFPVNTSGKGPQNFSTEYEIMRGDLCRLFYDATQDRAKYFFGTSVKSFANMDDGVEVEFTNGLTDRFDLLVGADGQGSITRRMMLGSGPHDGFYPLRGTFTAYFTIPRPIQDGEDYIATLYQASGKRGIVTRRHNPHELQVYFVCIGNGEGIRDVRRGDVKKEKEILAEIFQGAGWETEELLRGMMDADDFYCERLGLVKLDSWTRGQVTLVGDAAYCPSALTGMGTTSGILGAYVLAGEIARHCGEPGKSALDDTKGLVAALEAYEQRLQPFMAQVQKGVLKDQDGPFDKLLSTTFGIAMIHHLAGLASFFQVNLGKWFMREEIRWDLPDYEGLHART; from the coding sequence ATGACACCCTTGAAGATTCTCATCAACGGCGCCGGCATCGCCGGCAACGCTCTTGCCTTCTGGCTCTGCCGACTCGGCCACAACGTCACCGTCCTCGAACGAGCCCCCAGACTCCGTGACACAGGACTCCAGATCGACCTCCGCGGCCACGGAATCGAAGTCCTGAAGCGCATGGGCCTGGAACCAGCCTTCAAAGCAAAGTCCGTTCCTGAACGCGGACTACAGGTCGTCGACTCCTCTGGCCGCCGACGTGGCTACTTTCCCGTAAACACCTCAGGCAAAGGGCCGCAGAACTTCAGCACGGAGTACGAGATCATGCGCGGGGATCTGTGCCGCCTGTTTTACGACGCGACCCAGGACCGTGCGAAGTACTTTTTCGGGACATCCGTCAAGAGCTTTGCGAATATGGACGACGGTGTGGAGGTTGAGTTTACAAATGGCCTGACGGACCGATTTGACCTCCTGGTTGGCGCCGACGGCCAGGGTTCCATCACCCGTCGGATGATGCTGGGGTCTGGACCCCACGATGGGTTCTATCCACTTCGCGGGACCTTTACGGCGTATTTTACCATCCCTCGACCCATCCAGGACGGAGAGGACTACATCGCAACTCTGTACCAGGCCTCCGGGAAACGAGGTATCGTGACCCGGCGGCACAATCCCCACGAGCTACAAGTGTACTTCGTGTGCATTGGCAATGGGGAGGGAATCCGGGATGTCCGTCGAGGCGAcgtgaagaaggagaaagagattTTGGCGGAGATTTTTCAGGGCGCAGGATGGGAGACGGAGGAGTTATTGCGCGGTATGATGGACGCTGACGATTTCTACTGTGAACGCCTGGGTCTTGTTAAACTCGACTCCTGGACTCGTGGACAGGTGACGCTTGTCGGTGATGCAGCCTACTGTCCCTCTGCATTGACTGGGATGGGGACGACGAGTGGGATTCTGGGCGCATACGTTCTGGCTGGTGAAATCGCGCGACACTGTGGAGAGCCCGGAAAGAGTGCGTTGGATGACACGAAAGGCCTCGTTGCAGCGTTGGAGGCCTACGAGCAGCGACTGCAACCCTTCATGGCGCAAGTGCAGAAGGGGGTCCTTAAAGACCAAGATGGGCCGTTTGACAAGCTCCTTTCCACAACCTTTGGCATCGCGATGATTCACCATCTGGCGGGACTGGCCTCCTTCTTCCAGGTCAATCTTGGCAAATGGTTTATGCGTGAAGAGATCCGATGGGATCTTCCGGATTACGAGGGGTTACACGCGCGGACCTAA
- a CDS encoding Zn(II)2Cys6 transcription factor (COG:S;~EggNog:ENOG410PU73;~InterPro:IPR036864,IPR007219,IPR001138;~PFAM:PF00172,PF04082;~go_function: GO:0000981 - DNA-binding transcription factor activity, RNA polymerase II-specific [Evidence IEA];~go_function: GO:0003677 - DNA binding [Evidence IEA];~go_function: GO:0008270 - zinc ion binding [Evidence IEA];~go_process: GO:0006351 - transcription, DNA-templated [Evidence IEA];~go_process: GO:0006355 - regulation of transcription, DNA-templated [Evidence IEA]), protein MSAFSLTPENAALVHARENSEYCTTHIHATDHMDIPQPRRRRPARSCIECRRRKIKCDRSNPCGQCVAAHSHCGYKTYSSERVIQHFQEPPSEPTGLRQEATTVQRGSSFASNQENQADQSFGTEPGATENGPRNVTGSEGARLPSQTDPTLHDIAQRLQRLEQGQGAHSLRDVAETGRDILADQSRLLGSYIVLNKTKVVRWSFRMATAKQLQSILACYAEATGNGNGTSFQGADTRVLLTQVNDLLQECKLLARSTKLGRPSRQFSSADFDLLPLPPEHADLTVTRYFQTFELVHRVLHRPTFLAEYQRYWSHPESVTLDLRFKVLLVVAIGSSVSAPGDIDPGLRHRAQQWIYGAQMWLSGPLEKDRLSITALQVYCLNILARQIFSVGGDLVWMSMGSLIHTAMQMGLHRDPKHHPSMSVLEAEARRRLWATILEMAVQSSLDSAMPCRIALDEFDTEPPSNIDDEEVDGSTTTLESKSMSVYTMSSIQVYLLKSLPARRRIVQMLNGLHSKLLYTEVLEVTSELMDAYRSCSRFMSNNKGLGVTSFHRNLLDHLVRRFIIPLHWFFAVEAPTNPLYAFSRTAMLDAATTIIHAEPDDGFSHLMVVGGGLFRESLRNAANVISLELITHAETERLNGTLHRDSKYRAVIKQELNNLTALFSERLRQGETNVKSPMFLSMIMGQVEAIEGDISEEHAIAKSARDSLETCLVLLRDWASKVPSPVDTDTGDWPQLSDFDLDLGFEHFFQGSAFP, encoded by the exons ATGTCGGCATTTTCGCTTACGCCCGAAAATGCCGCTCTCGTCCACGCACGGGAGAATTCCGAGTATTGTACTACTCACATCCATGCAACAGACCATATGGACATCCCTCAGCCTCGGAGACGGAGGCCAGCTCGGTCTTGCATTGAATGTCGACGGCGCAAGATTAAGTGTGACCGCAGTAACCCTTGTGGCCAATGCGTCGCTGCTCACAGTCACTGTGGCTACAAGACGTACAGTAGTGAGcgagtcattcagcattttCAGGAACCCCCCTCTGAGCCTACAGGGTTGAGACAGGAAGCGACTACAGTCCAGAGGGGTTCTTCATTTGCCAGCAATCAGGAGAATCAAGCCGATCAATCTTTCGGGACAGAGCCCGGGGCAACAGAGAATGGACCTCGAAACGTCACTGGCAGTGAGGGTGCGCGATTGCCGAGCCAAACGGACCCTACCCTGCATGATATAGCGCAACGTTTACAGAGACTGGAACAAGGCCAAGGAGCACATTCTCTCCGCGATGTCGCCGAGACAGGCCGAGATATTCTCGCGGATCAGTCAAGATTGTTAGGGAGTTATATTGTTCTAAACAAAACCAAGGTCGTGCGATGGAGCTTCCGGATGGCCACAGCCAAACAG CTTCAATCGATTCTAGCTTGCTATGCAGAAGCCACCGGAAATGGTAACGGAACATCTTTCCAGGGCGCCGATACGAGAGTCCTCCTCACTCAGGTCAACGATCTCCTTCAAGAATGCAAGCTCCTGGCGAGAAGTACAAAGCTAGGGCGACCGAGTAGGCAGTTTTCGTCTGCAGATTTCGACCTTTTACCCCTTCCGCCTGAGCACGCCGACTTGACGGTAACGCGGTATTTTCAAACTTTCGAGCTGGTGCATCGAGTACTGCATCGACCAACCTTTCTGGCCGAATACCAACGCTATTGGAGCCATCCTGAAAGCGTGACGCTTGATTTACGGTTCAAAGTGCTCCTAGTCGTGGCAATAGGATCAAGTGTGTCAGCGCCCGGCGACATCGACCCTGGGCTGCGCCATCGTGCTCAACAATGGATATACGGGGCCCAGATGTGGCTTTCTGGACCACTGGAAAAGGACCGGCTCAGCATTACCGCTCTGCAAGTCTATTGCCTGAATATCCTTGCGAGACAAATATTCTCCGTCGGCGGTGATCTTGTCTGGATGTCGATGGGATCGTTGATCCACACGGCCATGCAAATGGGCTTGCATCGTGACCCGAAGCATCACCCGTCCATGTCCGTACTGGAGGCTGAAGCCCGCCGGAGGCTATGGGCTACGATTCTGGAGATGGCCGTTCAGTCGTCGCTGGATTCGGCGATGCCCTGTCGGATCGCCTTGGACGAGTTCGATACAGAGCCGCCTTCAAATATCGACGACGAGGAAGTAGATGGATCAACAACCACACTTGAGTCGAAATCTATGAGTGTGTACACTATGTCATCAATTCAGGTCTATTTGCTCAAATCACTGCCCGCCCGGCGTCGCATTGTCCAGATGCTTAATGGGTTGCACTCGAAGCTCCTTTACACGGAAGTCCTGGAGGTCACCTCAGAGTTAATGGACGCTTACCGATCATGCAGCAGATTCATGAGCAATAACAAGGGCCTTGGTGTCACATCCTTCCACCGGAACCTACTGGACCACCTTGTCCGCCGGTTTATCATACCTTTACATTGGTTTTTTGCCGTCGAAGCTCCAACAAACCCGTTGTATGCGTTCTCTCGGACTGCTATGCTCGACGCAGCCACAACCATCATCCATGCCGAGCCAGACGACGGCTTCTCGCACCTAATGGTTGTAGGGGGCGGTTTATTCCGAGAGAGCCTAAGAAATGCAGCCAATGTGATCAGCCTCGAGCTTATCACTCATGCAGAGACGGAGCGTCTGAACGGGACGCTACACCGCGATTCAAAGTATAGGGCTGTTATCAAGCAGGAGCTAAATAACCTAACGGCCTTGTTCTCGGAGAGACTCCGGCAGGGGGAGACCAACGTCAAGAGTCCGATGTTTTTGAGTATGATAATGGGACAAGTCGAGGCAATCGAAGGCGACATCTCGGAAGAACACGCCATTGCAAAGAGTGCGAGAGATAGTCTGGAGACTTGTCTGGTGCTACTACGGGACTGGGCCAGCAAAGTTCCTTCGCCGGTCGACACAGACACAGGAGACTGGCCACAGCTATCGGACTTCGATCTGGATTTGGGATTCGAACACTTCTTTCAGGGTAGTGCTTTTCCTTGA
- a CDS encoding uncharacterized protein (COG:E;~EggNog:ENOG410PGKT;~InterPro:IPR002821,IPR008040,IPR043129;~PFAM:PF01968,PF05378;~go_function: GO:0016787 - hydrolase activity [Evidence IEA]): MPHYRIGVDVGGTNTDAALLNVDDTEPRVYASTKTPTTPNITSGITTAIEKVLAESRVENRDEVLSIAIGTTHFINAVVLADATRLSRVAVVRLCGPFTRMVPPFAEFTSKPREIIQGPVFYLVVGGAPHGCHGSCMSLTNPGLEIDGREIAPLDPKQIKATVKSIQKAGIQTVAVVGVFSAVDYDGIHEESCRKQMLRLDPSLSVVCSHTIGGIGLLERENASILNASILNLARKTITAFRNALAQMKLKCTLYLTQNDGTLTDVTSAANLPIKTFSSGPTNSVVGAAFLAKQHQAKSATQVLVMDIGGTTSDICALLPNGFPRPAPNFVDVGGVKTAFSMPEVLSIGLGGGSIVTVDGDTVLVGPESVGHEITRKALVFGGDVMTATDIVVACGKADIGDKSKVAHIPEEVITKARACIRKMLEQAIDKMKITEQPVTLLLVGGGSIIQMDPLHGLAECIIPPHYGSANAVGAAIAKVIGEVDIIVMLASSEGSEDDAVEDAKQRAIAKAVVRGADPGDVKIAEVTKIPLSYVTGKATHLIVKAVGKLASRESAKQAADTMVEQCINGELSEPLWQSRTGGIVVVKRLGAETGPVQEETRYDSVD; this comes from the coding sequence ATGCCTCATTATCGCATTGGGGTTGACGTTGGTGGCACCAACACCGACGCCGCTCTGCTCAACGTGGATGACACGGAACCCCGTGTATATGCCTCTACCAAGACGCCCACGACCCCGAACATCACATCCGGTATTACCACAGCCATCGAGAAGGTCCTGGCTGAATCTCGCGTCGAAAACCGGGACGAGGTGTTGAGCATCGCGATCGGAACCACCCATTTCATTAATGCGGTCGTCCTGGCAGATGCTACCCGCCTCAGCAGAGTGGCTGTCGTTCGATTATGTGGGCCATTCACTAGGATGGTGCCTCCATTCGCGGAATTCACCTCAAAGCCGAGGGAGATTATTCAGGGACCGGTGTTCTATTTGGTGGTAGGTGGCGCGCCGCATGGTTGTCATGGATCATGTATGAGCCTAACCAACCCAGGACTCGAGATCGATGGGCGGGAGATTGCTCCGCTGGACCCTAAGCAGATCAAAGCAACCGTCAAAAGCATCCAGAAGGCAGGGATCCAAACCGTGGCTGTAGTTGGAGTATTTTCCGCCGTTGACTACGATGGCATCCACGAAGAATCCTGCCGAAAGCAAATGCTGCGACTGGACCCCTCCCTATCTGTTGTCTGTTCCCACACCATAGGAGGCATCGGACTTTTGGAACGGGAAAACGCCAGTATTCTGAACGCTTCGATCCTGAATCTAGCGAGGAAAACAATAACTGCATTCAGGAATGCCTTGGCCCAGATGAAACTAAAGTGCACGCTTTACCTCACCCAGAATGACGGAACGTTGACCGATGTCACTTCCGCAGCGAACCTTCCCATCAAGACATTCTCCAGCGGGCCTACCAACAGCGTGGTCGGCGCAGCCTTCCTCGCGAAGCAACACCAAGCAAAATCAGCCACACAGGTCCTGGTCATGGATATTGGCGGCACTACAAGCGATATTTGCGCACTACTCCCGAACGGATTTCCTCGCCCAGCGCCAAACTTCGTCGATGTTGGAGGTGTAAAAACGGCATTCTCCATGCCGGAAGTGCTCTCTATCGGATTGGGAGGAGGGAGTATCGTGACGGTAGACGGTGATACCGTGCTTGTAGGCCCAGAATCGGTTGGCCACGAAATCACCCGGAAAGCGCTGGTCTTTGGAGGGGATGTTATGACAGCCACGGATATTGTGGTTGCGTGCGGGAAGGCTGATATAGGTGACAAGTCGAAGGTAGCCCATATTCCCGAGGAGGTTATCACCAAGGCCCGAGCTTGTATTCGCAAGATGCTTGAGCAAGCTATCGATAAGATGAAGATTACGGAGCAGCCGGTAACCCTACTTCTGGTCGGTGGGGGCTCGATTATCCAGATGGACCCGTTGCACGGTCTTGCGGAGTGCATTATCCCGCCTCATTACGGCTCCGCAAACGCTGTAGGGGCAGCGATTGCCAAGGTCATCGGTGAGGTGGATATCATTGTTATGCTAGCTAGCAGCGAAGGTAGCGAAGATGACGCTGTGGAAGACGCGAAGCAAAGGGCCATTGCAAAGGCTGTGGTTCGCGGTGCGGACCCAGGTGATGTCAAGATCGCGGAAGTCACCAAGATTCCCCTGTCATATGTTACGGGCAAGGCGACTCACCTGATCGTCAAAGCTGTCGGCAAGCTCGCTTCTCGTGAGTCTGCGAAGCAGGCAGCGGATACTATGGTGGAACAATGTATAAACGGCGAGCTATCGGAGCCCCTGTGGCAGTCTAGGACCGGCGGCATAGTTGTCGTGAAAAGATTAGGTGCAGAAACAGGCCCTGTCCAGGAGGAAACCAGATACGACTCGGTAGACTGA